TGATAAAGTGGTTTATTGGAGAGGTTTTAGAGCATCATTGTTGGTGAGTGATCACCCTCCAGCTCATTCCCTTGTCTCACCACCAAACGGGGCCACGGGGAACACACTGAGCATGCCAAGGCCATCCCCCGTACCAACACCAGTGCTCCTTACAAACCCCAAACCGCCCTGGTAAAAATGGGAGAACAGAGCAGCAGCGATGGCCACAGCTTCATATCCAACCTGCCCCATGGAAGGTAGATTTGCacagaaaaatatgttattttacCCCTTTCCATGTTTGCCATCGTCAGCTGATGTACATGTGTGCCAGCACTTAAAAGATATCctataataaatatatatgggCAACATAAAGATCAGCAGAGGGCAAGAAGCCACTTGCAAAGTCAAGGCGCCACAGACGCACGCAGGGATGCTACAGGTGACAGCGGTTTCATTAGACcagcaattaaaatgaaataagtttttgtttttaattgagtTTCTTCCCTGAAGCACATATtgcacagagctgcagggaaTTAAATGTGCCTCTGAGACTCAGTGGAGAAAGTAGCCTTTACTGTAATTTATTACAAGATTTTAACTCAATTCGGGAGCTCGTaattgcatagattttttttttcctttcagactcTGCAGAGCCCTAATGGCTTTGGCAATTAAAGTAACCAGATTACCGGTAATGGGAAGCACATTTAGAGAGATACAGGTGTACTAACAAATGGTTATCTGAACCACTTTCTTTTATGCTGCCCAAAACGCCATGTGGCAGCGGCAGAGCGgccctgcaggagcagcagctctgcttcccgCCGTGTTCGGAGATGGGGAGTCAGGAACACTGCACCAGAGCACTGCAAAGCTGGGCAGCGTTTTTGGAGAAAAGgacttttctttgctgctttgctcTAACGAGCTGCCCCCAGGTATAGGGGAGGGTTTTAAGCATCTTCAGGATGCCAGGggatttttcttcctgctccagaGCGCAGTTCACTTAAACTCAGGAGCAATTTCCAGGTTGTCTCACTCGGGGCTTCAAAATCCGCTGCCTGGCGGACAGTGGGGGCAAAGCAAGCTCTGCTTAAAAGCTGAAATTGTGGAAAAAATAGTCAATGAGACAATTCACTGGCAGGAAAAAGATTCAGGGAAAGCTTCCACCTGATGTCCAAGTGTGGGTTTATACCgacatgaaaatgttttgaagcGAAAAGCTGCTAAGTtgcagaaaaaacaaagctggtgcagggtctggagcacaggtctgatggggagcggctgagggaactgggggggttgagtctggagaagaggaggctgaggggagacctcatggccccctgcaactccctgaaaggagggtgcagagaggggggaggagtctcttgagccaaggaaccagcgccaggacaagagggaatggcctcaagctgcgccagggcagggtcagactggctcttaggaaggatttctttgcagaaggggttgttgggcgttggaatgggctgcccagggcagggggggagtccccatccctggaggggttgaagagtcgggttgaccctgagggatctggtggagttgggaacggccAGCGTGAGGTAATGGTTGGAcgggaggagcttcaggggcttttccaacccggatGGTTCTGTGAACTTCAGGCTGCTTTTCCAACGTGCAAATGACGGCCCAGAATTCCACTTTCTGGGGTGGGAAAAATCGACACATTTAACCCAAAGTCTCTACGCTGTGCACTCCCGAGCCACCCGCGTCCCGCCACGTCCGGCAGACGCGGCCGCTGGGGTGGCGCCAGGGCTGCGCCAGCCCCGTCCCTTCGCTCCCacggccgcggccccgcgcccacCGCAATGCAGAGCCCCCGCAGTGACGTCACACTCGGCCCCGCCTCCCCGCCTGTATAAGGACGTGGCGTCAGCGCCCGCGCTCTGGATTGGCTGGTGGCGGGCTGCCGCGGGGCGCGCTGGGAGCTGGGGCGCTCGGCGGGGCGGGGTGATAGGCGGCCAATaggaggcgggggcggggcgagCGCCAGGGGCGGCGGGCGCCGGCCGGTGTCGGGGTTAGTGAgaggcggcagcggcagcggtgTGGTGAGGGCCGGGGACGCGTGGCGGGAGGAggctgccggggaggggggatCGGGGGATCCGGGATGTGAGCTGGGACGGGGAGAGACCCcgggggaagagaaggaggaggcacGTGGGGCAGATGTAGGGGCAGAGGCCTGGAGGGGGGTGAAGGCGCCTGGGCCTGGAGTAGGGCAGAGAGGCCTCGAGCGGGGTTTGTGGACCTGGGGCTGGAGTAGGGCAGCGGCCCGGTGCGGGtctgggcagggggaaggcagccTGGCGGTGCCCAGGGCTGCCCCCTTGCCAGGAGGGGCGCTGGGACCTGTCACTTTCCCACCCGTGTGTCAGAGCTGCCCCCCGTGGGTGTCCGCACACGGGCCCCGCGCCGGCCTGCTGCGAGTGTGGGCAAGGCCGGGGCAGCCGGGATGTGCGGTTCGCCCGGCTTCCtccgccccgcgcccggcccggcctctGCGTGAGCTGAAGGTCTCAGAAGCCTCTTAGAGCGGACAAATTGATTCACTTCTCGATATTCTTATGTAAATCTCACCTCTGGCTGCCTCCACCTCTCCCGAGTGACAGCGTGCTCTCGTGTTTCCTTCTCTGAATGAGTCACGCTAAAATAACATATTTAGCAAATCAGGGTGGTTGTAGCAGGGGCAGAGAGACCAAGTCCTTTGAGTTGCAGAGGAAATGGGTTTGCACGTTTAGTTTAAAAAGCAGTCTGCTGAAATGGATGTGCCTAAAATGCTGTGTACCAAGGAATACAGCCACGTTTGGAATGTATCTTTTGCATGTGTTTACTAGCCTGTgcttaaattaaatttctgtcaGCTTATTTCACGAGCTTGGAGTACTTCCATGTGAGGCCAAGCTGTATTTTGCTGCTGAGCATGTTGATGGCAAAACTGGAACAATCCCGGTAGAGATTTTTCTAGCAGAGGCCTTTGTGACGTTGCTGAGCTAATTGTGCCAGCAGAAATAGGCAGTAAGTGAAGAATGATCCTTATGCCGGGCACTGAAGGAGGAACAGATCTTGATGTAATCTGTGACGGGGACAGAACAACAAGCTGGCAAATTTTGGCAGACGGTCTCACTGGTTTGGTGATGACAGATCAGTGATCAGAGCCCTTCTTATGgatgttgctgcttttttcttcttttttttctttgggggcAGGTGAGAAATCACCTGTGCTGCAGTGGAAactctcctcttcttcccagtGCATCCGCACATGAGTCTGTGCCTATCAAAGGCTTCAGGACTCATTCCCACTCCTCAGCAGCTGCCATTTTACACTCTGTGTTGTCCAGCAGCAATCTGAAACTACGCTGAAGGAGTGAATGAGGTGGGATAGGCCATGGTAGTGACCGACGCGCTGCCGGCTAAGGCTGACCTTCCGCAGATGCTCACGTTTTATATACCCCGAGTGCGTTGGTCGTTGTTCTTGGCAGGGAgtgaaagagaaggaatgaacTTTGCTGAGGTCAGAGCTGCTTTGAAGGACTAGCCTGTGAAAGCGAAGCAGTGTGGTGGAGGCTGGAAGTCCTAAAGGAAACGCAGGCAGTGACCAAAGCTTTCAGTGGCTTCTCGCTGCCTGTGAGTGAGGGGGGGACGACTGGGATCTCTGACAGTGTGAAAAAGGAAGGCAGAAATTtgttgcttcactttttttttttctttccctgtccttaCATGTTCTAGTACACAAAGACCTTGCTTCCCAAGACTTCACTTGAATTAAATAATCTGTGTGTAGTTCATCAGCTGGAGTCTAGCTCCTGTGCTTGTATCTCACTATGTGGACATTCATGACTGGTGGAATATGcaagggattttctttttctaaaagttCTCTTAACTTGGTGTTTCCAAACATGAAGAGAGGCTCTTTGTCTTCACAGCCACCATGTCATCCGGTCAGGAATCCGTTTTCTCCGAGTATGAGACTGACACCAGCCAGACATCGAAGCTGTTAAGAAAATTTAAAGAGACGCCATTTGTACCCATTGGTAAGTTTGAAGATGAAGAAATGTGGTTACATAGTTCTTTCTCTTCATGGGCAATCAATATGGTAAACACCATCActgctcacttttttcctgtgaacaggaaattactttgaaattaCTTCCTCACGTAGGCTTTCTGTGTGGTGACAGCAGTACTGCTGCTGCCTAGAATGGTAGTAGTTCTGCAAGAAACAGGGAAATTAGTGAGGCCTGTTATCTCAAATAGAAAACTCAGAACCTAcaattaccaaaaaaaatccaaaaccaacaaaccttGAAAGACTGTTTACGTGAGTGTAAAAAACATGTTCAGGTGATTCTGTTAGGTGGTAAGGAGTATGTTTTGCAGCTGTTCTGCAGTACGGTTAATGAGAACCATGTGATCACTACGGAGTCACTAAAGCtaacaaaatagaaaacagaagtatCTAAAATACAGCCTGCCtgccaaaaaatgcattttcttagTAGGTTTTATGATACAACAGCTTGAGGAGGTTGTTAAAGTTCTCAGCCTCTCTGCTGAGACCCTGAAAAAGCCtctgaggagagggagaggatcAGTCTTGTTCGTTCTGAGAACTTTCCTCCGGTCAGGAATGGCCTCTGACACAAGACACGTTTTGATTTCCACCCACCTTAAATGGAGAGCACTTGGGTCACTTGAGGTGAACTGTTCCAAGATACCCGTCACTGGTTCCTGTGGTCACAGGACTTTGCTCTCCAGCTTGTTAGGGCATGCTACGAACTCTGCCGAGTTCAGGTTTTCCCAAGCAGATTGGCAGAACTTACCTTCAGCCTGTGTCAGAGCTAGTTTGAAGGCCCTAAAACTCTTAGTTGGTATTTAATGAAGCTACCCTATGGATTATGCACCAGTGAAGTAAGGGTTCACAGCTTCACGAGTGGAGCTGGTAATACTGCTCAGAGAGACAAGCTGTCTGGGGCTCTTTTCTGGgtcagtaaaaataaacaacactTAAAGCCTGGCATCCTCCTTTGAACTATGTAAATAATCATCCTAAATATGGAATGAAGTGGATGGAAGTGGGAAATTTTGTGCGTTGCTGCCACGTATTCTGTGAGAGCATCAGTACACAGGTTGGAGTTGGCACAGCCAACTCTGGTCTGTTGGAGGAGTAAAAGTGAACTGTATCCCTGTGAATGAGACCTTGCTGaacccctctccccacagcacagGGCAAGTAACATGGGGCTTGTCCTGTCCCGGTGAAATCCAGCCAAACGTGACAACACCCAAACCAGCACCTCAGCAGGCCGGTGGGTGTGTCAGGAAGCATCCACCCGCTAAGGGTTCAGGCTACAGCCAAGCAGTGTTCTTGGGTGTGAGCTTCCTTGCAGGAAAGAGGGTGCAAGCAGCActtgttctttctgaaaaatacccACGAAACTTTTGACACCTCGAGCTACTGCTATGGCGTTGTAACAGCAGTGGAAGTCTCTGGCTTGTCCCTGCACTGACTTGTGCATTAAATGAGATGGCACTTGAGTGAAAACAGTAGACAGGCCAGGACTTGCCATCTACACAAAACCAGAGCGGTTAGATAAAAATGTGATTATTGCTAGGATATCTTGTTTAGGTGGGTCACTTCACACACCTCCGTGACTCGGATCTGGACTCACTAGGATGCTTGCATGCCTTGTAGGGATGGCTGGCTTCGTCATGGTGGTTGGCTATGGGCTGTACAGACTGAAGCACAGGGGCAACATGAAAATGTCACTTCACCTGATTCACATGCGTGTGGCAGCCCAGGGGTTCGTCGTGGGAGCGATAACGTGTGGTAGGTACCGCACGGGAGGCTGTCCTTGGCTACCGCAAACCGCGGAGAACCTCTCGCATCTCTTCTCCTAGTGGATAATAACAGCGTGTGTGAAATACCCTCGGGGTGGAAGTGTCCAGGCCATTATATTTCAGGGTGTTTATGGTCGTTAATTGGTGTTTTCTCACTCTTTCTAGAGTAATGTGATGTTTAAGTACGCATATTCAGTATGAAACTGCACTTCCAGAGTAGAAGTTTGGACTGCTTTTAGATGGGGGAAGTATGTGAGGTTCTGCAGGTGTTGAAATTAGAGGCAAAGAAAAGACAAGGCTATCCGATGATAATATTTTCCCTTGTAaataagttgctgtttctgaattTAATGCATTGGAAAATCAGCCTATGGTATTATTTTCAGGACTGGAATTGTGTCCCTGAATGTCAGTACAGTGACTTACACATCCCAGGTCTCATCTACGTATTGCAGCTGTGAACGTGTATCCCACGAAACACTGTTTGTCTGTACCGTATTCCCAGAAGGCACAACAGAAAAGCTTGACTTTGGCTGCAAAGCAAACTAGAATTGGCTTGGGATCTGCATTTTCATATACAGTATACTTTCATACCCAGTTTCTCTGTATTGAAGAATTTTGTAGTGTTTATCACcgctattaaaaaaataaatacagacagcagaagaggaagggaaatgtTATTTCTGTTGCTCA
The DNA window shown above is from Strix aluco isolate bStrAlu1 chromosome 1, bStrAlu1.hap1, whole genome shotgun sequence and carries:
- the HIGD1A gene encoding HIG1 domain family member 1A, mitochondrial, whose product is MSSGQESVFSEYETDTSQTSKLLRKFKETPFVPIGMAGFVMVVGYGLYRLKHRGNMKMSLHLIHMRVAAQGFVVGAITCGVMYSMFREYVLKPKE